The Clupea harengus chromosome 5, Ch_v2.0.2, whole genome shotgun sequence genomic sequence catcagtagccacagctgccctggggcagactgacagaagcgtggctgccaatcagcgcctacggcccctctgaccaccaccaacattcattcatattcatacgatgcaatgcatgtctttatgatggtgggggaaaccggagtacccggagtaaacccacgcaggcacggggagaacatgcaaactccacacagaaaggacctggaacgacctggaatgACCGGGATTCGAAcacagggccttcttgctgtgaggcaacagtgctaaccactgagctgCTCAGTGTTGTGAAATACAATATAGTAACAGCTTTTACAGCAGGACCCCGGCAAATATTATAACAACTTAGCAAGCTGTGCTGTAGGGGTTTGCGTCTATTGACTTTTAGGTAGTAATCTTGCTCATTTTAGACAAAAACTACTTCCTGCTGCTTTAACATTAATAACACTGTGATtgttctggtctggtctgtgagGGAATTTTACTGTTCAAGCCGCAAAATGTATCATCACAAGGACAAAGACACATGTGGAAAAAGACCAGATACTCACGGGTCACTGGACTTGGGCATAAGTGCGCCCAGCTCCTTGATGCGGTCATTGATGTTAAACCTCCTCCTTCTTTCAACTGAACAAATAACGACAGTGGCTCAATAAGAGACTAACAGAAACATTAAGTCGCCAGTTACCACATATCAACACAGTGCAAACAGAGGCCATACACATCACAAGTCACATGCAAGCTCAAGATTGTATATATTATTCATAGTGtgcacacattgacacacacacacacacacaggacttcaCACAGACCAAGCACGactgcacacaaacagtaaGGATGCTTCTTCAGttcgagaaagagaaaggagccACTCACTGAGGTTGTGGTTGTCTttcttctgcctctctttcacGAATGCCTTGACTTCAGTGTCTGAAACAAGTTCATAACATATTTATAGACAGTTAACACGGTATACCTGCATCTATCCACTGACCAAGTCACTTCATTTTTTTACACGGTGGGCAaaagcaagacaagacaagaatTACCCGACAGTTCCCTTTTGATATTGTCTAGGTCAGCTGGGCAGGAGTTGCTAACTGTGATGGTGGGAGTTGCCATGCCAGGACTGCTGTAGATATCCAGGAGATTCCCTGGTAGCTGTGAAAATCCACAAGACCACCTCTTCACTTCATGAAAAATACTGGACATAGCTATGTGCATACTGTAAGTTTAAAAGAAATCTCATGGAAATTACAAACATTGTCATTTACAACATGGGTGTGAAAGAAAGGTGTACTAGTTGAGGATTATGTTGAAACGGCACAGGGATTATCATTGCTTTTTTTGGTGAAACAAATTCATCTGTCAGTTGAACAGGAAATCACTCAGCGGGCTCAAAAAAACTCCTGGGTCTCAAAACCAATCCATAGACATTTCCTATCCCAAACGTCATAGTAATATCAGACAGCATAGCCGTGTTCTCTGTTGCTGGGTTTCACCCTGAGCATAAAAAACCAGACCACCTTTACCCAAATCACCTAAAGCTTCCAACCTTTACCTGAAGATTCTTCCTGTTCTTTTCATGCTCTGGCAACAGAACAAAAAACTTCATCTTCAGACAGACCGGTAGGGCACCCTCTCAGTCAGACGTCCGTTAGGCAAAAACTCAAACTGACTGTAAAGACTACCTGATGTTACTCTAGTGAGCCTAGGATTTCCCAGCATGGTCCTCCGAGAGAGAACTACCAATACCCCGTGTGGCTCTTTGGTCACTCCCACCCTTTGTGTGATGGACCCCACCCTGCCTGAACTTACTGCCATTAGTGACGTGTCAAATGTGTGAGTGCGTCTGCATGAGAGcgagcaagaagaagaagaggggggagagagagagagagagagagagagagatactgatcTATCAGCACTGTTAGAGGGACAATACTGACACAGACAATCAACAGGGATAACAGGGATCAGTCTAGGTTCAAGTGCGTTGACTCTACTGGGTAATCGCGGATTTGGTACAGGGTCAATGTTTAAATCAGACGTCTTGCAAACAGGGTGGGAATGAGATCTTGGTACCTTTTACCTAGCCCACAgattacaaataaaaaataaataaatgaatgaaacaaaTAATCGACTgaatgagacaaagagagagggaggacagacatACCGTATTAGGAAGCTGAAGGCCACAGTCAATCAATGACATAATGTCATCATTGAAACTGGACTCAAGGCTGATGATGTCGTCAATGACGTCATCAatctgaggagagagaagggagggcaTTAGGGTGTCACTGTGTAATCAGAAATTTTGTGATATACAAAGCCTGGTCTCTTAGCGACAAGCAAGCGTCAAGTACTCAGTACTCCTTAACAATTCAAAGGGTTACAGTCAAGAATGGCTTGAATGACAGCAGTAGTCTTTCAGAGTGAAACAGATCACAATCGTAAAAAATGACAGTGCTTCCCTAATCAAGAACATACTGTCTACACTGTGCTGCTCTTCCAGAGCTCCCGTCTGGCATACAGATATCATTAAGCtctgtgtgtgatatttcaCAGCTTATTGTGACAAAAAGCTTGCAAGAGGCAGATGATAAATACAGGTCTGACTGGACACGGGGGGCACAAAAACAACACTGCAAATGCAATGTTGCCTGAGGATGGCTTGGGCAAAAAtcttttctattttttattctatttttctTCTGTGTTCTGACCTGGTAGGCCCTTAGAGAAGTAGTGCAGCCATTGTTTTTTCAGAGCACGTTCCAAgcataaataaaattaaaactCGCCCATACCGGCACTTGCAGTAATTCCCCAATGTTCAACTACAGTTTCACTCTCAGTAGACAGATGTAAATCCACTTTTACAGTAAAATGGGAACTGTGGCTTCCCTGCGAAGTCACCACAGCATGACAAGATGACGCATCTGTCAATATTAGTTAGTTAGAATTCATAATatgaaatattatatattatatataattatatttctTTCATTACTTGTTAAGAGATGGATGCATATATGTTTGCAAGACATAGGAAGGAATTGACACATTTTTATGACATCCGTATTCAGTATTTCACTTCCCTAATCTTTCTGTACATAGTGCCCTTGGATGAGCCCTGCACTTTTAAGAAGCACAAGACTGAAGTGACAAAACCAGATCGTCTTACCATAAGTTTCTGCATCAATCCAATCATTTGCCATTTGAAAACACCAATTCAATATGTAACATCTGGCATAATTATCACAATAATGGTCTATCAAGACCCATTAGGCACCTGGGATACCGGTCAGTCACTTCCAATATCCCATTACATCTACAAATTGCCCAGTCCTAGCATATTTTTCTCTCACATCTCACATATAGAATTTTTATATCCTGTATATAATCTCTtttgtccgtctctctctgtccttgctTGCCAACTTTTGCCCGCCCTTTCAATCTCTACCAAGTAAATGGAGTATCGGGGTACCTCCTCCTTGTTGGACCCCAGATTCAGCAGTGCCATGGGGCTGTTGGGGCAACTGCTCGCAGACGGGGCCATCTCGGGGGCAGAGCTGGACTGAAGTACAGGGGACACCCCGAGAGTCTGAGTTGCTACTTTAGTCCCAAGAGTGGTGGAGAGGTAGTGCTTGACCTGCTGTCGCTGAGCCTGCTGGATATGGTATTTTGTTGGATTTTCCAAGTGAGTCTGCACCTGTTAAAAGAAAACACAGGACGACAATTCAGCATTTTAGTCACAAATACAGTCTACTTACATACACCATCACAATCGGTGTATGCACCATATATGCTGGTCATTAACTGTTCAATTGGACTGAATCCGATTTGCTTGCTTTGTTTGcagataacaaaaaaaaagtgatagCACACAACCCTCATATCACTTTAAACAATATGTGAAAGATATCACAAAGTCAGAAAAGGGCTGTTTGCATGCTACAAACACAACAGGAAGCAAAGGGTACCTAATCTGAATGCCCTTATGCTGCCCTTTTGTAATTCAAAACAGTTTGATTCAACATGACAAACAGAATTTACATGTAGCTATTTAGCACACACCTTCATCCAAAGGCAGCTTTAAGTTTGATGAAGCCATAGCCTATttataaaaatagaatttctACCGTTCCATTGCTTTTCACTGCATACAAACATCACGTGAAAATGTCACCCAATACCAGATGGTTGACCAGGGAGGCATTAGGAGGGAACAATCATCCAATGCCATGTTTGCCAGCCACCTACCTTGAACACTTCCACGGGCACCTGTGCAGGAGGGGGGCGAGCAGCGGACGGTGGCACCGTGACCGAGATAGCAGGGGAGGAGTCAGAGGACCGGAGCTGAGCCGCAGAGGCCTGCTGCTGGGCCTCTcgcctctcctgctcctgtgcCTGTTCCCTCATCAGCTGCTGCCGCAGCAGCACACGGGAAGACATGGCTCTACACGCTCGTCGAGCCGAAGACTCACTGGGTGACGGGGTCACAGGTCAAGCTGAAAGGTAATAAGTGAA encodes the following:
- the tfe3b gene encoding transcription factor E3; the encoded protein is MSSRVLLRQQLMREQAQEQERREAQQQASAAQLRSSDSSPAISVTVPPSAARPPPAQVPVEVFKVQTHLENPTKYHIQQAQRQQVKHYLSTTLGTKVATQTLGVSPVLQSSSAPEMAPSASSCPNSPMALLNLGSNKEEIDDVIDDIISLESSFNDDIMSLIDCGLQLPNTLPGNLLDIYSSPGMATPTITVSNSCPADLDNIKRELSDTEVKAFVKERQKKDNHNLIERRRRFNINDRIKELGALMPKSSDPEMRWNKGTILKCSVDYIRKLQKEQQRAKEVELRQKKLEHANQALVLRIQELEMQARVHGVPSSSNASLLAQQPQQAQQQQQQQQQQGVQLGGDPQASRSDLHSQTLLSLDVGSMAQASSSFLSPPPSGSPVGVTISSSLDLGTLSFAELDDPTGTSLYPDVGLADILMDEDCGLGPAQSSTDPLFSISPGASENSSRRNSFSMEEDL